A part of Streptantibioticus cattleyicolor NRRL 8057 = DSM 46488 genomic DNA contains:
- a CDS encoding precorrin-8X methylmutase — MSRIPDESSEKNTVSRYDYEKDGAAIYRRSFATIRAEADLAGLPADVAQVAVRMIHACGMTDLVGDLAYTPAVVARARAALRSGAPILCDVQMVASGVTRKRLPAGNDVLCTLSDPAVPELAAKLGTTRTAAALELWRDRLEGAVVAVGNAPTALFRLLEMVEEGAPRPAAVIGVPVGFVGAAESKDALAAHPSGVDHLVVRGRRGGSALAAAALNAIASEEE, encoded by the coding sequence ATGAGCCGTATCCCCGACGAGAGCAGCGAGAAGAATACCGTGTCCCGCTACGACTACGAGAAGGACGGCGCGGCCATCTACCGCCGGTCGTTCGCCACCATCCGCGCGGAAGCCGATCTGGCGGGGCTGCCCGCCGACGTCGCCCAGGTCGCCGTGCGGATGATCCACGCCTGCGGGATGACCGACCTCGTCGGCGACCTGGCGTACACCCCCGCCGTGGTCGCCCGGGCCCGCGCGGCGCTGCGTTCCGGCGCGCCGATCCTGTGCGACGTCCAGATGGTGGCCAGCGGCGTGACCCGCAAGCGGCTGCCCGCCGGCAACGACGTGCTCTGCACGCTCTCCGACCCGGCCGTCCCGGAACTGGCGGCGAAGCTCGGCACCACGCGGACCGCCGCCGCGCTGGAGCTGTGGCGGGACCGGCTGGAGGGTGCCGTGGTCGCCGTGGGCAACGCGCCCACCGCGCTCTTCCGCCTGCTGGAGATGGTCGAGGAGGGCGCCCCCCGGCCCGCCGCCGTCATCGGCGTGCCGGTCGGCTTCGTCGGCGCCGCCGAGTCCAAGGACGCCCTGGCCGCCCACCCGTCCGGGGTGGACCACCTCGTCGTCCGGGGCCGCCGGGGCGGCAGCGCCCTCGCCGCCGCCGCGCTCAACGCGATCGCGAGTGAGGAAGAGTGA
- the cobN gene encoding cobaltochelatase subunit CobN: MQPSSGERDTHPRVLLLSTSDTDLLSARAAGGPVRYRFANPARLPLDGLPDLLDGVALVVVRLLGGVRAWQDGLDLLLADGRPVVVLTGEQAPDAQLMAASTVPVGIAAEAHAYLAHGGPANLEHLARFLSDTVLLTGHGFEPPAPAPTWGPLERVARDDGTGRPVVAVLYYRAHHMAGNTAFVHALCDAIEDAGGTPLPLYVASLRAPEPELIDALRAADAVVTTVLAAGGTRPADASAGGDDESWDAGALTALDVPILQALCLTGSRADWAAGDEGVSPLDAAGQIAVPEFDGRLITVAFSFKEIDADGLPAYVADPERAARVAGIAVRHARLRHIPPAAKRVALVLSAYPTKHSRIGNAVGLDTPASAVALLRRLRDEGYDFGTGAEVPGLASGDGDELIRALIEAGGHDQDWLTEEQLARNPVRIPAADYRRWFATLPPELRSAVEEHWGPAPGELFVDRSRNPEGDIVLAALRHGNLLVLIQPPRGFGENPIAIYHDPDLPPSHHYLAAYRWIAAPRDEGGFGADAVIHLGKHGNLEWLPGKNAGLSAACAPDAALGDLPLIYPFLVNDPGEGTQAKRRVHATLVDHLVPPMARAESYGDIARLEQLLDEHAQIAAMDPAKLPAIRARIWTLIQAARLDHDLGLADRPDDDGFDDFLLHVDGWLCEVKDAQIRDGLHVLGTAPTGESRVSLVLAILRARQIWGGTTALPGLREALGLDESAATRTTADEAEARARALVQAMEDAGWDPAAVPTGEGEQVARVLDFAAREVVPRLAGTTAELDHSVHALAGGFVPAGPSGSPLRGLVNTLPTGRNFYSVDPKAVPSRLAWETGQALADSLLERYRADHGHWPETVGLSLWGTSAMRTAGDDVAEALALLGIRPVWDDASRRVTGLEPVPYEELGRPRVDVTLRVSGFFRDAFPHAIGLLDDAVRMAAALHEPAEANHVRANVQADLAAHGDERRATTRIFGSRPGTYGAGLLQLIDSRDWRTDADLAEVYTVWGGYAYGRGLDGRPAREEMETAYRRIAVAAKNTDTREHDIADSDDYFQYHGGMVATVRALRGTAPEAYIGDSTRPETVRTRTLVEETSRVFRARVVNPRWIEAMRRHGYKGAFELAATVDYLFGYDATTGVVADWMYDRLTEAYVLDPANRAFLQQANPWALHGIAERLLEAESRGMWAKPDPAVLAALREVYLETEGDLEAGE, encoded by the coding sequence ATGCAGCCGTCATCCGGGGAGCGCGACACGCACCCCCGCGTCCTGCTCCTGTCGACCTCCGACACCGACCTGCTCAGCGCCCGCGCGGCCGGCGGCCCGGTGCGCTACCGCTTCGCCAACCCGGCCCGGCTGCCCCTCGACGGCCTCCCGGACCTCCTCGACGGCGTCGCCCTGGTCGTGGTACGCCTCCTCGGCGGCGTCCGCGCCTGGCAGGACGGCCTCGACCTGCTGCTCGCCGACGGCCGCCCGGTCGTCGTCCTCACCGGCGAACAGGCCCCCGACGCCCAGCTGATGGCCGCCTCCACGGTCCCGGTCGGCATCGCCGCCGAGGCCCACGCCTACCTCGCCCACGGCGGCCCGGCCAACCTCGAACACCTCGCCCGGTTCCTCTCCGACACCGTCCTGCTCACCGGCCACGGCTTCGAACCCCCGGCGCCCGCGCCCACCTGGGGCCCGCTGGAACGCGTCGCGCGCGACGACGGCACCGGCCGCCCCGTCGTCGCCGTGCTCTACTACCGCGCCCACCACATGGCCGGCAACACCGCCTTCGTCCACGCCCTGTGCGACGCGATCGAGGACGCGGGCGGCACGCCCCTGCCGCTGTACGTCGCCTCGCTGCGGGCGCCGGAACCGGAGCTGATCGACGCGCTGCGGGCCGCCGACGCCGTCGTCACCACCGTCCTCGCCGCGGGCGGCACCCGGCCCGCCGACGCCTCCGCCGGGGGCGACGACGAGTCCTGGGACGCCGGCGCCCTGACCGCCCTCGACGTCCCGATCCTGCAAGCCCTCTGCCTGACCGGCTCGCGCGCCGACTGGGCCGCGGGCGACGAGGGGGTCTCCCCGCTGGACGCGGCCGGCCAGATCGCGGTGCCCGAGTTCGACGGCCGGCTGATCACCGTGGCGTTCTCCTTCAAGGAGATCGACGCCGACGGCCTCCCGGCGTACGTCGCCGACCCCGAACGCGCCGCCCGGGTGGCCGGGATCGCGGTACGCCACGCCCGGCTGCGCCACATCCCGCCCGCCGCCAAACGCGTCGCGCTGGTGCTCTCCGCCTACCCCACCAAGCACTCCCGCATCGGCAACGCGGTCGGCCTGGACACCCCCGCGAGCGCCGTCGCGCTGCTGCGCCGGCTGCGGGACGAGGGGTACGACTTCGGTACCGGCGCGGAGGTCCCCGGACTCGCCTCCGGCGATGGCGACGAACTGATCCGGGCGCTCATCGAGGCGGGCGGCCACGACCAGGACTGGCTCACCGAGGAACAACTCGCCCGCAACCCGGTGCGCATACCGGCCGCCGACTACCGCCGCTGGTTCGCCACCCTCCCGCCCGAACTGCGCTCCGCCGTCGAGGAACACTGGGGCCCGGCGCCCGGCGAGCTGTTCGTCGACCGCAGCCGCAACCCCGAGGGCGACATCGTGCTCGCCGCCCTCCGCCACGGCAACCTGCTCGTCCTCATCCAGCCGCCGCGCGGCTTCGGCGAGAACCCGATCGCCATCTACCACGACCCCGACCTCCCGCCCTCCCACCACTACCTGGCCGCCTACCGCTGGATCGCCGCCCCGCGCGACGAGGGCGGCTTCGGCGCCGACGCGGTGATCCACCTGGGCAAGCACGGCAACCTGGAGTGGCTGCCCGGCAAGAACGCCGGTCTGTCGGCCGCCTGCGCCCCGGACGCCGCCCTCGGCGACCTCCCGCTGATCTACCCCTTCCTGGTCAACGACCCCGGCGAGGGCACCCAGGCCAAACGCCGGGTGCACGCCACCCTCGTCGACCACCTGGTGCCGCCGATGGCCCGCGCCGAGTCCTACGGCGACATCGCCCGGCTGGAACAACTCCTCGACGAACACGCCCAGATCGCCGCCATGGACCCGGCGAAGCTCCCGGCGATCCGCGCCCGCATCTGGACGCTGATCCAGGCCGCCCGGCTCGACCACGACCTCGGCCTCGCCGACCGCCCCGACGACGACGGCTTCGACGACTTCCTGCTGCACGTCGACGGCTGGCTGTGCGAGGTCAAGGACGCCCAGATCCGCGACGGTCTGCACGTACTGGGCACCGCGCCGACCGGTGAGAGCCGGGTGAGCCTGGTGCTCGCCATCCTCCGCGCCCGCCAGATCTGGGGCGGCACCACCGCCCTGCCCGGGCTGCGCGAAGCCCTCGGCCTCGACGAGTCGGCCGCCACCCGCACCACGGCCGACGAGGCCGAGGCCCGGGCCCGCGCCCTCGTCCAGGCGATGGAGGACGCCGGCTGGGACCCGGCCGCGGTACCCACCGGCGAGGGCGAACAGGTCGCCCGCGTACTGGACTTCGCCGCCCGCGAGGTCGTCCCCCGGCTCGCCGGGACCACCGCCGAACTCGACCACAGCGTCCACGCGCTGGCCGGCGGATTCGTCCCGGCCGGCCCCTCCGGCTCACCCCTGCGCGGCCTGGTCAACACCCTGCCGACCGGCCGCAACTTCTACTCCGTCGACCCCAAGGCCGTCCCCTCCCGCCTCGCCTGGGAGACCGGCCAGGCGCTCGCCGACTCCCTCCTGGAGCGGTACCGCGCCGACCACGGCCACTGGCCGGAGACGGTGGGCCTGTCCCTGTGGGGCACCAGCGCCATGCGCACGGCCGGCGACGACGTGGCCGAGGCCCTGGCGCTGCTCGGCATCCGCCCGGTGTGGGACGACGCCTCCCGCCGGGTGACCGGCCTCGAACCCGTACCGTACGAGGAGTTGGGACGCCCCCGCGTCGACGTCACCCTGCGCGTCTCCGGCTTCTTCCGGGACGCCTTCCCGCACGCCATCGGCCTGCTGGACGACGCGGTACGGATGGCCGCGGCGCTGCACGAACCGGCCGAGGCCAACCACGTACGCGCCAACGTCCAGGCCGACCTCGCGGCGCACGGCGACGAACGCCGCGCCACCACCCGCATCTTCGGCTCCCGCCCCGGCACCTACGGCGCGGGGCTGCTCCAGCTCATCGACTCCCGCGACTGGCGCACCGACGCCGACCTCGCCGAGGTCTACACGGTCTGGGGCGGCTACGCCTACGGCCGCGGACTCGACGGCCGCCCGGCCCGCGAGGAGATGGAGACCGCCTACCGGCGCATCGCGGTCGCCGCCAAGAACACCGACACCCGCGAACACGACATCGCCGACTCCGACGACTACTTCCAGTACCACGGCGGCATGGTCGCCACCGTACGCGCCCTGCGCGGCACCGCCCCCGAGGCGTACATCGGCGACTCCACCCGCCCCGAGACCGTCCGCACCCGCACCCTCGTCGAGGAGACCTCCCGCGTCTTCCGGGCCCGCGTGGTCAACCCCAGGTGGATCGAAGCGATGCGCCGCCACGGCTACAAGGGCGCCTTCGAACTCGCCGCCACCGTGGACTACCTGTTCGGCTACGACGCCACCACCGGCGTGGTCGCCGACTGGATGTACGACCGGCTCACCGAGGCGTACGTGCTCGACCCGGCCAACCGCGCCTTCCTCCAGCAGGCCAACCCCTGGGCGCTGCACGGCATCGCCGAGCGGCTGCTGGAGGCCGAGTCGCGCGGGATGTGGGCCAAGCCCGACCCGGCGGTGCTCGCCGCGCTGCGGGAGGTGTACCTGGAGACCGAGGGCGACCTGGAAGCCGGCGAATGA
- a CDS encoding cobalt-precorrin-5B (C(1))-methyltransferase, whose product MSNDVRGAGEPTGGRGAQLKHTGLRPGWTTGACATAATTAAYTALLTGAFPDPVTVTLPKGQTPSFALAAEELTGGYAMAGIVKDAGDDPDVTHGALVRATVRRLPAGSGVVFRAGPGVGTVTRPGLPLPVGEPAVNPVPRRMMREHVARVAEAHGGTGDVEITVSVDHGEEIARSTWNPRLGILGGLSILGTTGVVVPYSCSAWIDSIRRGVDVARAAGRTHVAGCTGSTSEKTVVAEYALPEDALLDMGDFAGAVLKYVRRHPVERLTICGGFAKLSKLAAGHLDLHSGRSQVDKGFLAEVARRGGADEALAAEVAAANTGLAALQSCLVAGVPLGDLVATAARDQALAVLRGAPVAVDVICIDRAGTVVGRSAVA is encoded by the coding sequence ATGAGCAATGACGTGCGAGGGGCCGGCGAGCCCACCGGGGGCCGCGGTGCCCAACTCAAGCACACCGGGCTGCGGCCCGGCTGGACCACCGGTGCCTGTGCGACGGCGGCCACCACGGCCGCGTACACCGCCTTGCTGACCGGGGCCTTCCCCGACCCGGTGACGGTGACGCTGCCGAAGGGGCAGACGCCGTCGTTCGCGCTGGCGGCGGAGGAGCTGACCGGCGGGTACGCGATGGCGGGGATCGTGAAGGACGCGGGGGACGACCCGGACGTCACCCACGGCGCGCTGGTGCGGGCCACGGTACGGCGGTTGCCGGCCGGATCCGGTGTGGTCTTCCGGGCGGGCCCGGGGGTGGGCACCGTCACCCGTCCCGGGCTGCCGCTGCCGGTCGGCGAGCCCGCGGTCAACCCGGTGCCGCGCCGGATGATGCGCGAGCACGTCGCCCGCGTCGCCGAGGCGCACGGCGGCACCGGGGACGTCGAGATCACCGTCTCCGTCGACCACGGCGAGGAGATCGCCCGCTCCACCTGGAACCCGCGGCTGGGCATCCTGGGCGGCCTGTCGATCCTGGGCACCACCGGCGTCGTCGTGCCGTACTCGTGCTCGGCGTGGATCGACTCGATCCGGCGCGGTGTCGACGTGGCCCGGGCGGCCGGGCGCACCCATGTCGCCGGGTGCACCGGGTCGACCTCCGAGAAGACCGTGGTCGCCGAGTACGCGCTCCCCGAGGACGCCCTGCTGGACATGGGGGACTTCGCGGGCGCGGTGCTCAAGTACGTCCGCCGGCATCCGGTGGAGCGGCTGACGATCTGCGGCGGCTTCGCCAAGTTGTCGAAACTCGCCGCCGGCCATCTGGATCTGCACTCCGGGCGTTCCCAGGTCGACAAGGGCTTCCTCGCCGAGGTGGCCCGCCGCGGCGGCGCGGACGAGGCGCTGGCCGCCGAGGTGGCCGCCGCCAACACGGGCCTGGCCGCGCTCCAGTCGTGTCTGGTGGCCGGGGTGCCGCTGGGTGATCTGGTCGCCACGGCCGCCCGCGACCAGGCGCTGGCGGTGCTGCGCGGGGCGCCGGTCGCGGTGGACGTGATCTGCATCGACCGGGCGGGGACCGTGGTGGGCCGCAGCGCGGTGGCCTGA
- the cobM gene encoding precorrin-4 C(11)-methyltransferase — protein sequence MTVYFIGAGPGAADLITVRGARTLAACRVCLYAGSLVPRELLAECPPDARLVDTARLDLDQITAELVRAHQEGHDVARLHSGDPSVFSAVAEQMRRLDAAGVPYEVVPGVPAFAAAAAALKRELTVPTVGQTVILTRVAQRATAMPDGEDLATLGRGGALIVLHLAARYVDRVVGELLPHYGADCPAAVVAYASRPDELVIRGTLAEIAGKVKEAGVVRTAVIMVGRTLGAEHFRDSHLYSPERERHPH from the coding sequence ATGACCGTGTACTTCATCGGCGCCGGACCCGGCGCCGCCGACCTGATCACGGTGCGCGGTGCCCGTACGCTCGCCGCCTGCCGGGTCTGCCTGTACGCGGGGAGCCTGGTGCCGCGCGAGCTGCTGGCCGAATGCCCGCCGGACGCACGCCTGGTGGACACCGCGCGCCTCGATCTGGACCAGATCACCGCCGAGTTGGTCCGCGCGCACCAGGAGGGGCACGACGTGGCGCGGCTGCACTCCGGGGACCCGTCGGTGTTCAGCGCGGTGGCCGAGCAGATGCGGCGGCTGGACGCGGCGGGGGTGCCGTACGAGGTGGTCCCCGGGGTCCCCGCGTTCGCCGCCGCGGCTGCCGCGCTGAAGCGGGAGCTGACCGTGCCGACCGTCGGCCAGACGGTGATCCTCACCCGCGTCGCCCAGCGCGCCACCGCCATGCCCGACGGCGAGGACCTGGCCACCCTCGGCCGCGGCGGCGCGCTGATCGTGCTCCACCTGGCGGCCCGGTACGTCGACCGCGTGGTCGGCGAACTGCTGCCGCACTACGGCGCCGACTGCCCCGCCGCCGTCGTGGCCTACGCCTCCCGCCCGGACGAACTGGTCATCCGGGGCACGCTGGCGGAGATCGCCGGGAAGGTGAAGGAGGCCGGGGTGGTGCGCACCGCCGTGATCATGGTGGGACGCACGCTCGGCGCCGAGCACTTCCGCGACAGCCACCTGTACTCGCCGGAACGCGAACGCCACCCGCACTGA
- the cobG gene encoding precorrin-3B synthase gives MLAAMSTASTPPSSQAAAVSRDRGDACPGALRLHAADDGALARVRLPGGVLTTRQAEALGSAALRLGDGDLHLTSRGNVQLRGLPAGCGAELAGLLEAAGLLPSPGHERVRNVVASPLSGLDGHGLRDVRPWLTGLDALLCASEAARELSGRFLFALDDGRGDVAGLGADVTVRAVPDGDALVRLGASGTALRVPGGQAARATLTAAEVFLDAARASGTRAWRVAELALPAEELTAALGRRLTADGINHATGVPEATGTGGPLPGVTGDALSVHVPLGRLSAAQWRELTRAARGELRLTPWRGVVLPAPGLTPERAADALARLRAVGLVTDPDSPWPRVGACVGRPGCARSRADVRTDAAAALDAAGLPGLPLYWSGCERRCGHPVGDRIDVVAAEDGGYRVSVTASGRAPRTATVDHPSRLATVLAAITS, from the coding sequence ATGCTCGCGGCCATGTCAACGGCTTCCACCCCTCCGTCGTCCCAGGCCGCGGCGGTCTCGCGGGATCGCGGTGACGCCTGCCCGGGGGCGCTGCGGCTGCACGCCGCGGACGACGGGGCGCTGGCCCGCGTCCGGCTGCCCGGCGGTGTGCTGACGACCCGTCAGGCCGAAGCGCTGGGGTCGGCGGCACTGCGGCTGGGCGACGGCGACCTGCATCTGACCTCACGCGGCAACGTGCAGTTGCGCGGGCTGCCGGCCGGGTGCGGTGCCGAACTGGCCGGGCTGCTGGAGGCCGCCGGGCTGCTGCCGTCCCCGGGACACGAGCGGGTGCGCAACGTCGTCGCCTCGCCGCTGTCCGGGCTCGACGGGCACGGGCTGCGGGACGTACGGCCGTGGCTCACCGGCCTCGACGCGCTGCTGTGCGCGAGCGAAGCGGCCCGCGAGCTGTCCGGGCGCTTCCTGTTCGCGCTGGACGACGGGCGCGGGGACGTCGCCGGGCTCGGCGCCGACGTCACGGTGCGGGCGGTTCCGGACGGGGACGCCCTGGTGCGCCTCGGGGCGTCCGGGACGGCGCTGCGGGTGCCCGGCGGGCAGGCGGCGCGGGCCACGCTGACGGCCGCCGAGGTCTTCCTCGACGCCGCGCGGGCGAGCGGGACGCGTGCCTGGCGGGTGGCCGAACTCGCGTTGCCTGCCGAGGAGTTGACGGCCGCGCTCGGCCGCCGTCTGACGGCGGACGGCATCAACCACGCGACGGGCGTACCGGAGGCCACCGGCACCGGCGGTCCGCTCCCCGGGGTGACCGGCGACGCCTTGTCGGTCCACGTTCCGCTCGGCCGGCTGTCCGCCGCGCAGTGGCGGGAGCTGACCCGGGCCGCCCGCGGTGAGCTGCGGCTGACCCCCTGGCGCGGCGTCGTCCTGCCCGCACCGGGCCTCACCCCCGAGCGGGCGGCCGACGCGCTCGCCCGGCTGCGCGCCGTCGGCCTGGTCACCGACCCCGACTCGCCCTGGCCGCGGGTGGGCGCCTGCGTCGGCCGCCCCGGCTGCGCCAGGTCACGGGCGGACGTGCGGACGGACGCCGCCGCGGCCCTGGACGCGGCCGGACTCCCGGGCCTCCCCCTGTACTGGTCCGGGTGCGAACGCCGCTGCGGTCACCCCGTGGGCGACCGGATCGACGTGGTGGCCGCCGAGGACGGCGGCTACCGGGTGAGCGTCACCGCCTCCGGCCGGGCGCCGCGCACCGCCACCGTGGACCACCCCTCCCGACTCGCCACCGTCCTGGCGGCGATCACCTCATGA
- a CDS encoding cobalt-precorrin-6A reductase, whose amino-acid sequence MHVLILGGTTEARRLAEVLDAVPGRRVTSSLAGRVASPRMPPGEVRVGGFGGAEGLAGWLRDHAVDVLIDATHPFAGTISFHAARAAATAHVPLLALRRPGWVPVEGDRWHEAASLEEAARLLPDLGRRVFLTTGRMGLATFAALDDLWFLVRSVDPPQAPHPARMDVVLDRGPFTLDGERELLRRHRVEVLVTKDSGGAATAPKLTAAREAGIPVVVVRRPPVPEGVPVVSGPEEAARWIGERAARQDG is encoded by the coding sequence ATGCACGTACTGATACTGGGCGGAACCACGGAAGCCCGGCGGCTGGCCGAGGTGCTGGACGCCGTCCCCGGCCGGCGGGTGACCAGTTCGCTCGCCGGGCGGGTCGCCAGCCCCCGGATGCCCCCGGGCGAGGTGCGCGTCGGCGGCTTCGGCGGGGCCGAGGGGCTCGCCGGGTGGCTGCGCGACCACGCCGTCGACGTGCTCATCGACGCCACCCACCCCTTCGCCGGGACGATCAGTTTCCACGCGGCGCGGGCCGCCGCCACCGCCCATGTTCCCCTGCTCGCCCTGCGCCGCCCCGGCTGGGTCCCCGTCGAGGGCGACCGGTGGCACGAGGCCGCCTCGCTGGAGGAGGCGGCCCGGCTGCTGCCGGACCTCGGCCGGCGGGTCTTCCTCACCACCGGACGGATGGGTCTGGCCACCTTCGCGGCCCTGGACGACCTGTGGTTCCTGGTGCGTTCGGTGGACCCGCCGCAGGCCCCGCACCCGGCGCGGATGGACGTCGTCCTCGACCGCGGCCCGTTCACCCTCGACGGGGAACGCGAACTGCTGCGCCGCCACCGCGTGGAGGTGCTGGTGACCAAGGACAGCGGGGGAGCGGCGACCGCGCCGAAGCTGACCGCCGCCCGGGAGGCCGGGATTCCGGTGGTGGTGGTCCGCCGCCCGCCGGTCCCCGAGGGGGTGCCGGTGGTGTCCGGCCCCGAGGAGGCGGCCCGCTGGATCGGCGAGCGCGCCGCCCGGCAGGACGGCTGA
- a CDS encoding precorrin-2 C(20)-methyltransferase, with amino-acid sequence MSAKLYGVGLGPGDPSLMTVRAVEVIAEADVIAYHSARHGRSIARSIAARHIRADHVEEPLVYPVTTETTDHPGGYRGAMEEFYAQAAARLAAHLDAGRTVAVLAEGDPLFYGSYMHMHKRLADRYPTEVVPGVTSVSAAAARLGTPLAEGEEVLTVLPGTLPEEELTARLAATDAAVVMKLGRTFPKVRAALAGSGRLAEARYVERATMAGERLAQLADVAEESVPYFSVAVVPGRAGAGRPAPDGPGEVVVVGTGPAGPQWLTPQTRAALAAADDLVGYTTYLDRVPERPGQHRHGSDNRVESERAEFALDLARRGRRVAVVSGGDPGVFAMATAVLEAASRPEYLDVPVRVLPGVTAANAAAARAGAPLGHDYAVVSLSDRLKPWEVIAGRLRAAASADLVLALYNPGSRSRTWQVGKAREVLLEHRAPTTPVVVARDVGGPGERVRIVRLAELDPAEVDMRTILLVGSSQTRTVRRGDGEEVVWTPRRYPTG; translated from the coding sequence GTGAGCGCCAAGCTGTACGGGGTCGGGCTCGGCCCGGGTGACCCGTCCCTGATGACCGTCCGGGCGGTCGAGGTGATCGCCGAGGCCGACGTGATCGCCTACCACAGCGCCCGCCACGGCCGTTCCATAGCCCGGTCCATCGCCGCCCGGCACATCCGCGCCGACCACGTCGAGGAGCCGCTGGTCTACCCGGTGACCACGGAGACCACCGACCACCCGGGCGGCTACCGGGGCGCGATGGAGGAGTTCTACGCCCAGGCGGCGGCCCGGCTGGCCGCGCATCTGGACGCGGGGCGTACCGTCGCCGTCCTCGCCGAGGGCGATCCGCTCTTCTACGGCTCGTACATGCACATGCACAAGCGGCTCGCCGACCGCTACCCCACCGAGGTCGTCCCCGGTGTCACCTCGGTCTCCGCCGCCGCGGCGCGGCTGGGCACCCCGCTCGCCGAGGGCGAGGAGGTGCTGACCGTGCTGCCGGGCACGCTGCCCGAGGAGGAGCTGACCGCCCGGCTCGCCGCCACGGACGCCGCCGTGGTGATGAAGCTGGGGCGCACCTTCCCCAAGGTCCGCGCGGCGCTGGCCGGTTCGGGACGGCTGGCCGAGGCCCGGTACGTCGAGCGGGCCACCATGGCCGGGGAGCGGCTGGCCCAACTGGCCGACGTGGCCGAGGAGTCGGTGCCCTACTTCTCGGTGGCGGTGGTGCCCGGCCGGGCCGGCGCCGGACGGCCCGCGCCGGACGGGCCCGGCGAGGTGGTCGTGGTCGGCACCGGCCCGGCCGGGCCGCAGTGGCTGACCCCGCAGACCCGTGCCGCCCTGGCCGCCGCCGACGACCTCGTGGGGTACACCACGTATCTGGACCGGGTGCCGGAGCGTCCCGGTCAGCACCGGCACGGCTCGGACAACCGGGTGGAGTCCGAACGCGCCGAGTTCGCCCTCGACCTGGCCCGGCGCGGCCGTCGCGTCGCCGTCGTCTCCGGCGGCGACCCGGGGGTCTTCGCGATGGCCACCGCCGTGCTGGAGGCCGCCTCCCGCCCGGAGTACCTGGACGTCCCGGTACGGGTGCTGCCGGGGGTCACCGCGGCCAACGCGGCAGCCGCCCGGGCCGGCGCCCCGCTCGGCCACGACTACGCCGTCGTCTCGCTGTCCGACCGGCTCAAGCCCTGGGAGGTCATCGCCGGCCGGCTGCGTGCCGCGGCCTCGGCCGACCTGGTCCTCGCGTTGTACAACCCCGGCTCCCGCAGCCGTACCTGGCAGGTGGGCAAGGCCCGGGAGGTGCTGCTGGAGCACCGGGCGCCGACCACCCCGGTGGTGGTCGCGCGTGACGTGGGCGGCCCCGGCGAGCGGGTGCGGATCGTGCGCCTGGCCGAGCTGGACCCGGCCGAGGTCGACATGCGCACCATCCTGCTGGTCGGCTCCTCGCAGACCCGCACCGTGCGGCGGGGGGACGGCGAGGAGGTCGTCTGGACCCCGCGCCGGTACCCGACGGGGTGA
- a CDS encoding NAD(P)H-binding protein, producing the protein MIVITAPTGNIGRQVLTRLLAAGESVRVIARDPARLDAAVRDRAEVVQGSHGDARVVSRAFDGADAVFWLLPADRRAAGAEEAYVGFTRPAAEAMRATGVKRVVGVSTLGRGTPYAGRAGHVTASLAMDDLIASTGVAFRALCLPGFMENMLRQAGAIREQGAFFDVTAPDLPSPVVATRDIADVAARLLLDTSWSGQEEVPVLGPEDLSNDDMAAVVSEVLGTPVRYRRIPGQALRDRLTGAGFSDAMAQAMLDMMAAKDDGYDRGATRTLPNAVTGPTTFRQWCEDTLKPAVAAI; encoded by the coding sequence GTGATCGTCATCACCGCTCCCACCGGGAACATCGGCCGCCAGGTCCTCACCCGGCTCCTCGCCGCCGGCGAGTCCGTCCGCGTCATCGCGCGCGACCCGGCCCGGCTCGACGCCGCCGTCCGCGACCGGGCCGAGGTGGTCCAGGGCTCGCACGGCGACGCCCGGGTCGTCTCCCGTGCCTTCGACGGCGCCGACGCCGTGTTCTGGCTGCTGCCCGCCGACCGTCGCGCCGCCGGCGCCGAGGAGGCGTACGTCGGCTTCACCCGCCCCGCGGCCGAGGCGATGCGCGCCACGGGCGTCAAACGCGTCGTCGGTGTGAGCACCCTGGGCCGCGGCACCCCGTACGCCGGGCGGGCCGGGCACGTGACCGCCTCGCTCGCCATGGACGACCTGATCGCGAGCACCGGGGTGGCGTTCCGGGCGCTGTGCCTGCCCGGGTTCATGGAGAACATGCTGCGGCAGGCCGGGGCGATCAGGGAACAGGGTGCCTTCTTCGACGTCACCGCGCCCGATCTGCCGTCGCCGGTCGTCGCCACCCGCGACATCGCCGACGTCGCCGCCCGCCTGCTGCTGGACACCTCGTGGAGCGGTCAGGAGGAGGTCCCGGTGCTCGGACCGGAGGACCTGTCCAACGACGACATGGCCGCCGTCGTCTCCGAGGTGCTGGGCACCCCGGTGCGCTACCGCCGGATCCCCGGCCAAGCGCTGCGGGACCGGCTCACCGGCGCCGGGTTCTCCGACGCCATGGCCCAGGCCATGCTCGACATGATGGCCGCCAAGGACGACGGCTACGACCGCGGCGCCACCCGGACGCTGCCGAACGCGGTGACCGGCCCGACCACCTTCCGGCAGTGGTGCGAGGACACCCTCAAGCCCGCGGTGGCCGCCATCTGA